From the Vidua macroura isolate BioBank_ID:100142 chromosome W unlocalized genomic scaffold, ASM2450914v1 whyW_random_scaffold_38, whole genome shotgun sequence genome, one window contains:
- the LOC128822733 gene encoding protein fem-1 homolog C-like codes for MKGLDKMLTTTASFVPRDGVVQPTKPPRASRTVAPPPLSPPPSDIPRATVPCLPDRPAPAPAQLASYQRLSSAAQTPAGPPRPVPSPRRSLASPPVPATAEATPGTTATTEIATAAQPSAPAPPSAPLSAAPLPAQSAAALPRPDPPPSHSGAPGLHAAALPSPAGSDALAFPSVATDAVPAALPEVAAMMPHHADPVTRPPHAQSLRSSEDLPHTATLPPSHAASATPLIQPHGCHTLHAAVYPQLTSLCPPTPAPPLPIPAAGHQPAPPQLPGLPHLQLSPPTPPAQPDPATASSQVAPTAARLAQPLETPTLQPPAVPAQPQPPATFHLPPSPPRNTALHDCAESGSLEIMKMLLKYCAKMEKDGYGMTPLLSASVTGHTNIVDFLTQHEQTSKTECINALELLGATFVDKKRDLLGALKYWKQAMEMRYNDRISILNRPVPQTLIMAYDYAKEVNSLEELENLIADPDEMRMQALLIRERILGPSHPDTSYYIRYRGAVYADSGNFKRCINLWKYALDMQQSNLDPLNPMTASSLLSFAELFSFMLQDKAKGLLGATVAFDDLMGILCKSVLEIERAMKQIQCPPDPIQLNKALSIILHLICLLEKVPCTSEQEHFKKQTIYKFLKLQPRGKNNFSPLHLAVDKNTTCVGRYPVCKFPSLQVTAILVECGANINVRDSDNNSPLHIAALNNHLGIMNFLIKSGSHFDATNLYKQTASDLLDEKKIAKNLIHPINHTTLQCLAACVIVNHNICYAGHIPEKLEKFVLLHR; via the exons tgctGACCACGACAGCGTCTTTTGTGCCGCGGGACGGAGTGGTCCAGCCCACCAAGCCGCCCCGTGCCTCCCGCACTGTGGCTCCCCCACCGTTGTCACCACCCCCCTCCGACATCCCCCGTGCAACAGTCCCGTGCCTCCCCGACcgcccagcccctgccccagcacagcttgCAAGCTACCAGCGGCTGAGTTCTGCGGCACAGACGCCGGCTGGCCCTCCACGCCCTGTCCCCTCTCCGCGGCGATCCCTAGCCAGCCCTCCCGTTCCTGCCACCGCTGAAGCTACGCCAGGGACCACGGCCACCACCGAGATCGcgacagcagcccagccctctgcccctgcacccCCCAGTGCACCTCTGTCTGCGGCGCCGCTGCCGGCTCAGAGCGCCGCGGCACTGCCGCGGCCCGACCCACCCCCATCGCACAGTGGCGCTCCGGGGCTTCACGCCGCAGCGCTGCCATCCCCTGCGGGCAGCGACGCCCTGGCGTTCCCTTCTGTGGCCACAGACGCGGTCCCTGCTGCGCTCCCCGAGGTGGCCGCCATGATGCCTCACCACGCGGATCCCGTGACACGCCCCCCACATGCGCAGTCCCTGCGATCCTCGGAAGACCTGCCTCACACCGCGACACTGCCGCCGTCCCACGCCGCCTCCGCCACGCCTTTGATCCAGCCTCACGGTTGCCACACGCTCCATGCTGCAGTCTACCCCCAGCTGACATCACTGTGCCCTCCCACGCCAGCACCACCGCTCCCAATTCCAGCCGCAGGACACCAGCCCGCACCGCCACAACTTCCGGGTTTACCGCATCTACAACTGTCTCCGCCCACACCACCAGCCCAGCCGGATCCTGCTACAGCCTCATCACAAGTAGCCCCCACTGCAGCGCGCCTCgcacagcctctggaaacccCAACGCTACAGCCACCAGCAGTTCCTGCGCAGCCGCAGCCTCCAGCCACCTTTCACCTGCCTCCATCGCCACCGA GAAACACTGCATTACATGACTGTGCAGAATCTGGAAGTTTAGAGATCATGAAGATGCTTCTCAAGTATTGTGCTAAGATGGAAAAGGATGGCTATGGAATGACTCCTCTTCTGTCAGCCAGTGTGACAGGCCACACAAATATTGTGGACTTCCTGACCCAACATGAACAGACTAGTAAGACAGAATGTATAAATGCTCTGGAACTTCTAGGAGCAACATTTGTGGACAAAAAGAGAGATCTGCTTGGTGCTTTGAAATACTGGAAGCAAGCTATGGAAATGAGATACAATGATAGGATTAGTATCCTGAACAGACCTGTACCACAAACACTAATTATGGCCTATGATTATGCTAAAGAAGTAAACAGCTTAGAAGAGCTAGAAAATCTTATTGCAGATCCCGATGAGATGAGAATGCAAGCACTATTAATTAGAGAACGTATTCTTGGTCCTTCTCACCCAGATACATCCTACTATATTAGGTACAGAGGTGCTGTCTATGCAGACTCTGGAAACTTTAAACGATGCATCAACTTATGGAAATATGCTTTGGACATGCAGCAGAGCAATCTAGATCCACTGAACCCTATGACAGCCAGCAGTTTACTGTCATTTGCTGAACTCTTCTCCTTCATGCTGCAGGACAAGGCAAAAGGCCTGCTAGGCGCTACTGTCGCATTTGATGATCTAATGGGTATACTATGCAAAAGTGTTCTTGAAATAGAGCGGGCCATGAAACAAATCCAGTGTCCTCCTGATCCAATACAGCTAAACAAAGCACTTTCTatcattttgcatttaatttgctTGTTGGAAAAAGTACCTTGCACCTCAGAACAGGAGCATTTTAAGAAACAGACTATATATAAGTTTCTTAAGCTTCAGCCTAGAGGGAAGAATAACTTCAGTCCACTTCATCTTGCTGTTGACAAGAATACTACATGTGTGGGTCGCTACCCAGTTTGTAAATTCCCCTCTCTACAAGTTACTGCTATCCTGGTGGAATGTGGTGCTAATATAAATGTCAGAGACTCTGATAACAACAGTCCTTTACATATTGCTGCACTGAACAACCACCTAGGAATAATGAATTTTCTTATCAAGTCAGGTTCACACTTTGATGCCACAAACTTGTATAAACAAACTGCTAGCGATCTActggatgagaaaaaaatagcaaaaaactTAATCCATCCTATAAATCATACTACATTGCAATGTCTTGCTGCTTGTGTTATAGTGAATCATAACATATGCTATGCAGGGCACATCCCTGAAAAGCTAGAgaaatttgttttgcttcatAGATAA